The Delphinus delphis chromosome 11, mDelDel1.2, whole genome shotgun sequence DNA segment ACTGCTGACCCTGCCGTACCACCTGCTCCCGGGGCCCATGGGCGTGCCTGGGTCCCTGCCCCGCCTTCCCCTGCGGGACCCCTTCAGGGTCTCCTTGCGTCTGGACGCCGCGTGCTGGGAGCGGGGCGGCTGCGCCTCGCGGCGGCCGTACTTGCCCCTGCCGCTGGACGGCGCCTTCGAGCCCGCCTTCCTCCGCAAGCGCAACGAACGCGAGCGGCAGCGGGTGCGCTGCGTGAACGAGGGCTACGCGCGCCTCCGAGCTCACCTGCCCCGCGAGCTGGCGGACAAGCGCCTCAGCAAAGTGGAGACGCTCCGCGCCGCCATCCGTTACATCAAGCACCTCCAGGAGCTGCTGGAGCGCCACGCGCGGGGTCAGGAGGGCGCGGCCGGCGCCGGCTCCTCACTCAGGGCCGAATGCAACAGCGACGGCGAGTCCAAGGCCTCGTCGGCGCCTTCGCCCAGCAGCGAGCCCGAGGAGGGGGCCTGTTAGCGAGCGCTGGGCCGGCCCGGACCCCTCCCGCTGCGCCGCGCGCTTTTGGAGTCTGCTCTAAGGTTCCCTCCGGAGGTGGTTTGCATTtgcaatctgtttttttttttcttttctccagaactaaatcttaggaaaaagaaatgagtgctttagggggaaaaaaagattttgacattCTAGTTGtttccaccccctccaccccccctaTTGGTTATGTGCCTGCAACTGAA contains these protein-coding regions:
- the ASCL4 gene encoding achaete-scute homolog 4: MMEKRKQAGLLTLPYHLLPGPMGVPGSLPRLPLRDPFRVSLRLDAACWERGGCASRRPYLPLPLDGAFEPAFLRKRNERERQRVRCVNEGYARLRAHLPRELADKRLSKVETLRAAIRYIKHLQELLERHARGQEGAAGAGSSLRAECNSDGESKASSAPSPSSEPEEGAC